In one window of Nicotiana tabacum cultivar K326 chromosome 12, ASM71507v2, whole genome shotgun sequence DNA:
- the LOC107797581 gene encoding U-box domain-containing protein 27-like, translated as MMRNRREELNVTVPSLFRCPISMDVMKSPVSLCTGVTYDRSSIQTWLSQGHNTCPATMQILPSTDFTPNLTLRRLINVWLQHQPANSPSAATTPSSSPAVSKSEVLEIVKNINGENRLSSLVKIAEFVKYSDENRRFFVNSCGAIANVVGVLVDCDVVEICESVIAVLDLVVLENGVKEQFNKEVLRSDRDFLSKFLLILRNGKLSSRIQTARILEFIALDADSQRKIVEDQGLLYELHVFTRKETNRFAVEAGLSALIAVSTIRPARKELVRLGIVQTVGKILSGSDSARAVVERSLKLLETVATCTEGRAAIGKGEECLTAIVTRLMKSSRAATEHGVTVLWSVCCLARDTAAREVIGRVNGLTKVLLVMQSDCSTGARQMCGELVKALRVVNNNNSKNYSKSCLASYDTKTTHIMPY; from the coding sequence TATCAATGGACGTAATGAAGTCTCCGGTAAGTCTCTGCACCGGCGTCACATATGATCGTAGCTCCATTCAAACTTGGCTTTCCCAAGGCCACAATACCTGTCCCGCCACCATGCAAATCCTTCCCTCCACCGATTTCACACCTAACCTCACTCTCCGGCGACTCATCAACGTCTGGCTTCAGCATCAGCCGGCTAACTCACCCTCTGCCGCCACCACGCCGTCTTCCTCTCCCGCCGTCTCAAAGTCAGAAGTTCTCGAAATTGTCAAAAATATCAACGGCGAGAATCGGTTGAGTTCGTTGGTGAAGATTGCGGAGTTCGTGAAGTATTCCGATGAAAATCGAAGATTTTTTGTGAATTCGTGTGGTGCGATTGCGAATGTTGTTGGCGTTTTGGTGGATTGTGATGTGGTTGAGATTTGTGAATCTGTTATTGCGGTTTTGGATTTGGTTGTATTAGAGAATGGAGTTAAAGAGCAGTTCAATAAGGAGGTTTTGCGGAGCGATCGAGATTTTCTCTCAAAGTTTCTACTGATTCTTCGAAATGGAAAGCTGAGTTCGCGCATTCAAACCGCTCGGATTCTGGAATTCATCGCATTAGACGCCGATTCGCAACGAAAAATCGTAGAGGATCAAGGTTTACTCTACGAATTGCATGTGTTCACCCGCAAGGAGACCAACCGGTTCGCGGTCGAGGCCGGTTTATCAGCTCTAATCGCGGTCTCAACCATCAGACCGGCGAGAAAAGAGCTAGTCCGGCTCGGAATCGTGCAAACCGTCGGGAAAATCCTTAGCGGTTCGGACTCCGCTAGAGCGGTGGTGGAGAGGTCGCTGAAGCTGTTGGAAACGGTGGCGACGTGTACGGAAGGCAGGGCGGCGATAGGGAAGGGCGAGGAGTGCTTGACGGCAATAGTTACGAGACTCATGAAGAGCTCGAGAGCTGCGACGGAGCACGGCGTGACGGTGCTGTGGAGCGTATGTTGTTTGGCGCGTGATACGGCGGCGCGTGAGGTTATAGGGAGGGTCAATGGGCTGACCAAGGTGTTGCTGGTGATGCAGAGTGATTGCTCCACCGGCGCACGGCAGATGTGTGGGGAATTGGTCAAAGCATTGCGAGTggtgaataataataatagtaagaATTATTCAAAGTCGTGTTTGGCGAGTTATGATACCAAGACTACTCACATCATGCCCTActga